The Desulforegulaceae bacterium genome includes a window with the following:
- a CDS encoding energy transducer TonB — translation MKNKFIVLISTMGGFIISLVFFILLSFLFPEKKLNSQFKQKSTNLISLNLSQEKASKENESFEKNFSSRVKNFVFNEKKKPGFYQEKEVKVKDFKSKKLEYDLDSMIKKESFENKFFSNGEIRDKDNKPSNIFDLLELDKKPFVLESSKPEFPLEAKRMGIKNAKILLRFVVNQNGKIEDLTIVSSTHEKVFDESVIKAVKQWKFSPGIKNGKKVSTFVYLPVSYVYKD, via the coding sequence ATGAAGAATAAGTTCATTGTCTTAATTTCAACCATGGGAGGTTTTATAATTTCTTTGGTTTTTTTTATTCTTCTTTCCTTTCTTTTTCCTGAAAAAAAATTAAACTCTCAATTTAAACAAAAATCCACCAATCTTATTTCCTTGAATTTAAGCCAGGAAAAGGCTTCAAAAGAAAATGAAAGTTTTGAAAAAAATTTTTCATCCAGGGTTAAAAATTTTGTTTTTAATGAAAAGAAAAAACCGGGTTTTTATCAGGAAAAAGAAGTAAAAGTCAAAGATTTTAAAAGCAAAAAGCTTGAATATGATCTTGATTCAATGATTAAAAAAGAAAGTTTTGAAAATAAGTTTTTTTCAAATGGTGAAATCAGGGATAAAGACAATAAACCTTCAAATATTTTTGATCTTTTAGAACTTGATAAAAAACCTTTTGTACTTGAAAGCTCAAAGCCTGAATTTCCTCTTGAAGCAAAAAGAATGGGAATTAAAAATGCAAAAATTTTGCTTAGATTTGTTGTAAACCAAAATGGAAAGATTGAAGATTTAACTATAGTTTCTTCAACCCATGAAAAAGTTTTTGATGAAAGTGTAATAAAAGCAGTGAAACAATGGAAGTTTTCCCCGGGAATTAAAAATGGGAAAAAAGTGTCAACTTTTGTTTATTTACCGGTGAGTTATGTATATAAAGATTAG
- a CDS encoding biopolymer transporter ExbD, producing the protein MNFLTQLWKISGVYFYFLFIVSFLLWSYIFYIILSIKFKNIEMKSAHAENKILKKLNTVFFLAGIAPLIGLLGTIDGIVEIFKNIWISKDISPSIMASGIGLALATTQTGLVIAIPGIAAGNFIKGKYCPDNRVKVKKGKNKLREKIKGKNIVNDLNLTPLLDMVFILLIFFVVTSSFIENHSIDLNLPGASTGQSVGKEANFIVLNKNNQLFLNSKPVSYGEISLKINELEKKDLIISADKNVAAGKLIELIDFLRKNKISSISVSVENEE; encoded by the coding sequence ATGAATTTTTTAACCCAATTGTGGAAGATTTCAGGGGTATATTTTTATTTTTTGTTTATTGTTTCATTTTTACTTTGGTCATATATTTTTTATATTATTTTAAGTATTAAGTTTAAAAATATTGAAATGAAATCAGCCCATGCTGAAAATAAGATTTTAAAAAAATTAAATACAGTTTTTTTTCTTGCTGGAATCGCTCCTCTCATAGGCCTTCTTGGAACTATTGACGGGATTGTTGAAATTTTTAAAAATATCTGGATTTCAAAAGATATTTCTCCTTCAATAATGGCTTCAGGAATAGGACTTGCTCTAGCTACCACTCAGACAGGGCTTGTAATAGCTATTCCCGGAATAGCTGCAGGTAATTTTATAAAGGGAAAGTATTGCCCTGATAATAGAGTAAAAGTAAAAAAGGGAAAAAATAAATTGAGAGAAAAAATAAAAGGGAAAAACATTGTTAATGATTTAAATCTAACCCCTTTGCTTGATATGGTTTTTATTCTTTTAATTTTTTTTGTTGTAACTTCAAGCTTTATTGAAAATCATTCTATTGATTTAAACCTTCCAGGTGCTTCAACCGGGCAAAGTGTTGGAAAAGAAGCAAATTTTATTGTTTTAAATAAAAACAATCAACTTTTTTTAAATAGTAAACCTGTTTCCTATGGGGAGATCTCTTTGAAAATCAATGAGCTTGAAAAAAAAGATTTAATTATTTCAGCTGACAAAAACGTGGCTGCAGGAAAACTTATTGAATTAATAGATTTTTTAAGGAAAAATAAAATATCAAGTATTTCGGTTTCAGTGGAAAATGAAGAATAA
- a CDS encoding MotA/TolQ/ExbB proton channel family protein, with protein MKKTSLIFIFLIFISSLLYGEDLLEEEKKFLIQSADIVKNEFKIREEKYLKEIDFLKSEIENLEKDLKIKNTQPELLEKFQSEKNKTKEIEDSVQKIQFFFQETKTFKKEIERFFSNSSKFFKFEYNSKQIIMNGYLGGVYKSGKEYGYVKIDDKELVFIQEKINSQKIENIFNNNSAYFPLCFGKGRKMEPGFIESVLVYIQKGGVMIYPILLIGFAGIILTLFQGFILFYMKIPKEKKEKEFFENLENKFVKSFKRYPSLKFYKKLYLKEKGSFSDEIINSLLEREIKKLEKFNPTIAVLAGIAPLIGLLGTVTGMITTFNSAGGAGSVKAAEMAGGISEALLTTQLGLSIALPLMIFHHFFEQRLDQFVFDLDEKKNIFMAKLRKK; from the coding sequence ATGAAAAAAACTAGTCTGATTTTTATATTTTTAATTTTTATCTCCAGTTTGTTGTATGGAGAGGATCTTTTAGAAGAGGAAAAAAAATTCTTAATTCAATCTGCTGATATTGTTAAAAATGAATTTAAAATCAGAGAAGAAAAATATTTAAAAGAAATTGATTTTTTAAAATCAGAAATTGAAAATTTAGAAAAAGATTTAAAAATTAAAAACACCCAGCCTGAACTCCTTGAAAAATTTCAATCTGAAAAAAATAAAACAAAAGAAATTGAAGATTCAGTCCAAAAAATTCAATTTTTCTTTCAAGAAACAAAAACGTTTAAAAAAGAAATTGAAAGGTTTTTTTCAAATAGTTCAAAGTTTTTTAAATTTGAATATAATTCAAAGCAAATAATTATGAATGGATATTTGGGAGGAGTATATAAAAGCGGTAAAGAGTATGGATATGTAAAAATTGACGATAAAGAATTAGTTTTTATTCAGGAAAAAATAAATTCTCAAAAAATTGAAAATATTTTTAATAATAACTCAGCTTATTTTCCCTTGTGTTTTGGTAAAGGAAGAAAAATGGAACCAGGTTTTATTGAAAGCGTTTTAGTCTATATTCAAAAGGGAGGGGTAATGATTTACCCCATTCTTTTAATAGGTTTTGCAGGAATTATACTCACACTTTTTCAGGGATTTATTCTTTTTTATATGAAAATCCCCAAAGAAAAAAAAGAAAAGGAGTTTTTTGAAAACCTGGAAAATAAATTTGTTAAAAGTTTTAAAAGATATCCTTCACTGAAATTTTATAAAAAACTTTATTTAAAAGAAAAAGGAAGTTTTTCTGATGAAATTATAAATTCTCTTTTGGAGAGGGAAATAAAAAAACTTGAAAAATTTAATCCCACAATAGCTGTTCTTGCTGGAATTGCTCCGCTTATAGGTCTTCTTGGCACTGTTACAGGGATGATAACAACTTTTAACTCTGCAGGAGGGGCTGGATCTGTAAAAGCTGCTGAAATGGCAGGGGGAATATCTGAAGCACTTCTTACAACCCAGTTAGGCCTTTCAATAGCTTTGCCTCTTATGATTTTTCATCATTTTTTTGAGCAAAGACTGGATCAATTTGTTTTTGATCTTGATGAAAAGAAAAATATATTTATGGCAAAATTAAGAAAAAAATGA
- a CDS encoding CbiX/SirB N-terminal domain-containing protein has product MKVLLFAAHGSRKVNSNLEVSLFFEKVLTGLGNKIDRGICCFLQFGKPGIEEALEEEIKKGGTKIYIFPYFLFNGAHVTEDLPEIQKKFSAKYPKTEIIILNSLADAKDFDLFLSKFIGEKI; this is encoded by the coding sequence ATGAAAGTACTTTTGTTTGCTGCCCATGGAAGCAGAAAAGTTAATTCCAATTTGGAAGTATCTTTGTTTTTTGAAAAAGTATTAACTGGCCTTGGAAATAAAATTGATAGGGGAATTTGTTGTTTTCTTCAATTTGGGAAACCTGGAATAGAAGAAGCCCTGGAAGAGGAAATAAAAAAAGGGGGAACAAAAATTTATATTTTCCCTTATTTTCTTTTTAATGGTGCCCATGTAACAGAAGATCTTCCTGAAATACAAAAAAAATTTAGTGCAAAGTATCCTAAAACAGAAATTATCATTCTTAATTCCCTTGCTGATGCCAAAGATTTTGATTTGTTTCTTTCAAAATTTATTGGTGAAAAAATATGA
- a CDS encoding glycosyltransferase family 2 protein produces the protein MTENNFISVIIPVYNRAWCIHQAIDSVLDQTYKNIELIIVDDGSDDETGDILKNYEKNHGIVKVLFQENKGVSAARNFGIKNSRGDFIAFLDSDDFWEPKKLEIQVDYFIENKTAIVCQTEEIWIRKNKRINPKKRHKKPFGDIFIPSLSLCLVSPSAVMMKREFFYKSGLFDEKMIACEDYDLWLRASLLFDFHLIESPLVVKRGGHEDQLSSLPFLDKFRIYSIKKILDQGISHREKEVAAIEKAIEKSLIYMEGCKKRFKMEEYFIYKSLKREMEEKL, from the coding sequence ATGACAGAAAACAATTTTATAAGCGTAATTATTCCTGTTTACAACAGGGCCTGGTGCATTCATCAAGCAATTGATTCTGTGCTTGATCAAACATATAAAAACATAGAGCTTATTATTGTTGATGACGGCTCTGATGATGAAACAGGTGATATTTTAAAAAATTATGAAAAAAACCATGGGATTGTCAAAGTTCTTTTTCAGGAAAATAAGGGGGTAAGTGCTGCAAGAAATTTTGGCATTAAAAACTCCAGGGGAGATTTTATAGCTTTTCTTGACTCTGATGATTTTTGGGAACCCAAAAAACTTGAAATTCAGGTTGATTATTTCATTGAAAACAAAACTGCAATTGTTTGTCAGACAGAAGAAATCTGGATAAGGAAGAATAAAAGAATCAACCCTAAAAAAAGACATAAAAAACCTTTTGGTGATATTTTTATTCCCTCCCTTTCCCTTTGTTTGGTAAGTCCTTCTGCTGTGATGATGAAAAGGGAGTTTTTTTATAAATCAGGGTTGTTTGATGAGAAAATGATTGCTTGTGAAGATTATGATCTTTGGCTCAGGGCATCTCTTTTATTTGATTTTCATTTGATTGAAAGCCCTCTTGTTGTCAAAAGAGGAGGTCATGAAGATCAGCTTTCTTCTCTTCCTTTTCTTGATAAATTTAGAATTTATTCTATAAAAAAAATTTTGGATCAGGGAATTTCACACAGGGAAAAAGAAGTTGCTGCCATAGAAAAAGCCATTGAAAAATCTTTGATTTATATGGAAGGGTGTAAAAAAAGATTTAAAATGGAAGAATATTTTATATATAAGTCCTTGAAAAGGGAAATGGAGGAAAAGCTATGA
- a CDS encoding ATPase P — MIKISIPGIKDIEIENILLDYNGTIATDGEPLPGIKERFEKLSKISKIHLITADTHGSVKEKLKNYDCKIKVISGKNQDTLKLEYLEEIGKNKTAAIGNGLNDRLMLKHSKLGICIIGEEGAFSQSIINSDLVVQSPNHALDLFLKKNRLTAGLRNE; from the coding sequence ATGATTAAAATTTCCATACCCGGAATAAAAGACATAGAAATAGAAAATATATTATTAGATTATAATGGAACAATTGCCACTGATGGAGAGCCTCTGCCCGGAATAAAAGAAAGATTTGAAAAACTTTCAAAAATTTCAAAAATCCATCTTATTACCGCAGACACCCATGGAAGTGTTAAGGAAAAACTCAAAAACTATGATTGCAAAATAAAAGTAATTTCAGGCAAAAACCAGGATACTCTCAAACTTGAATATCTTGAAGAAATTGGAAAAAACAAAACAGCAGCAATAGGAAACGGATTAAATGACAGGCTGATGCTGAAACATTCCAAATTGGGAATTTGTATAATAGGTGAAGAAGGAGCTTTTTCCCAGTCAATAATCAACTCGGATCTGGTTGTTCAATCTCCAAATCATGCTCTTGATCTTTTCCTGAAAAAGAATAGACTGACGGCCGGACTAAGAAACGAATAA
- a CDS encoding nitroreductase family protein, whose translation MSVSIDHDKCVLDFKCIDECPVKIFGFSKEEKKITIIPAPESLCIKCGHCMAVCPEGAIKVKGFTDSDFIEKNKNEILSKENIEYILRSRRSIRSYKNEIVPKEKIEELLNLGFAAPTGHNSRSVNFTIVYEKEKLKTFSQMVIDWMKYMIKEQPDTAALLNLNHVVMGFEAGFDGIFRGAPHLIIAHSSKYAPTAAIDCATAISYLEVGAQGLGLGTCWAGFFNVAASFWPPLKSELNLPKDHKNHGTIMVGVPKHEYKKIIKRKPGNTTWI comes from the coding sequence ATGTCAGTTTCAATTGATCACGACAAATGTGTACTGGATTTTAAGTGTATAGACGAATGTCCAGTCAAAATCTTTGGATTTTCCAAAGAAGAAAAAAAAATAACAATTATTCCAGCCCCAGAGAGTTTATGTATAAAATGCGGTCATTGCATGGCTGTATGTCCTGAAGGGGCAATTAAGGTTAAAGGATTTACAGACTCTGATTTTATTGAAAAAAATAAAAACGAAATACTTTCAAAAGAAAATATTGAATATATTTTAAGGTCTAGAAGATCAATAAGATCCTATAAAAATGAAATAGTTCCAAAGGAAAAAATAGAAGAACTTTTAAATCTTGGTTTTGCAGCTCCAACAGGCCATAATTCCAGATCTGTTAATTTTACAATTGTCTATGAAAAGGAAAAGCTTAAGACCTTTAGTCAAATGGTGATAGATTGGATGAAATACATGATCAAAGAACAACCTGACACTGCTGCTCTTTTGAATTTAAATCATGTAGTTATGGGATTTGAAGCTGGATTTGACGGAATCTTTCGAGGAGCCCCTCATCTTATCATAGCCCACTCATCCAAATATGCCCCTACAGCTGCCATAGACTGTGCCACTGCAATTTCATATCTTGAAGTTGGAGCCCAGGGTTTAGGCCTTGGTACCTGCTGGGCAGGTTTTTTCAATGTTGCAGCCTCTTTTTGGCCTCCATTGAAATCGGAATTAAATCTTCCAAAGGATCATAAAAACCATGGAACAATAATGGTAGGTGTTCCCAAGCATGAATACAAAAAAATTATAAAAAGAAAACCAGGAAATACCACCTGGATTTAA
- a CDS encoding FapA family protein, translating to MFTNLFSKCPKCGESINSGSTKCSKCKIEIKSSFGVEKDFYSDLFLELAEKNNIISKNEAEIIYNEYKSLLNTEYPQKIEEILLSQEKTDIKTISKLIAAALRIIDKNFCREAVKKGLITKNQALEALSIQKKLFKNQSLKSAADILKEKDHLNDSQIKEILSTVSITKPDKDEDDYKPLTKLWQEEDKKMKIKEIKNKISPKNLKICELGIKYKFFSAETIEKYAFQWAKDPLSKDLDFIDFIETKGLIDKNKRILLNIHCEYQNLKKSDIEFLKLGILYKFITKKNAEAVFKKQNSIFKEQYKLIPVCKILYNNNLITKSQIKEILSEQNRKGLAQKLKSDPDLINENSSTNKKSEENPLNSGFASKEEIQIEISNDSMKALLYPLPKKIKVEDIKSVLAEKGVQYGVLSDDLIQVFINKNPDTPIEVASGSPPVEPVNSEIKCHFSQNYLNVGNVDEQGNIDFMDRGEIPVAEPGQLLAEKIPLKNGKNGLDIFGNPILVEEAQDCFIEAGQGTRLDETENKIYAIEKGQPHISIDGKVSVFNTHEIKGDVDFNTGHIEFDGNIIIHGSIKPGFRVSANDITAKSAMDAIIKSRGQVEIKNGINGGKIFAQQGLSAKFTNQAEITACGNVNIEKEILESKIKTSGLVTVKSGRIISSLVSAKGGIDSRHIGTEVSTPSIIEIGKDSYLEKILAPYLASQKNIDSEINNLKEEIALVYAKEKQSHIEIAKKAQVQDKASQALKQLREHYELVSGSVKPKTVNEIKSKIDELSLKIKNTEKTIDSLFQSQDEYKNILSGHSSKLKTLEENKIKILGQIESIKNYDNSIEPSPVLIVHGTIEKGTKIFGPNSVWEVNETSKNIRISEITTTDEAGNKIYFLKKDKNNK from the coding sequence ATGTTTACCAATCTTTTTTCCAAATGCCCTAAATGCGGAGAGTCTATTAACTCAGGCTCAACTAAATGCAGTAAGTGCAAAATTGAAATTAAATCTTCATTTGGTGTTGAAAAAGATTTTTATTCAGATCTGTTTTTAGAACTGGCTGAAAAAAACAATATTATTTCAAAAAATGAAGCTGAAATCATTTACAACGAATACAAGAGTCTTTTAAATACAGAATATCCTCAAAAAATTGAAGAAATACTCCTTAGTCAAGAAAAAACAGATATTAAAACAATTTCAAAGCTAATTGCTGCTGCACTTAGAATAATTGACAAAAATTTTTGCAGGGAAGCTGTAAAAAAAGGCCTGATCACTAAAAATCAGGCATTGGAAGCTTTAAGCATCCAAAAGAAGCTATTCAAAAATCAAAGTTTAAAATCAGCTGCTGATATTTTAAAAGAAAAAGACCATTTAAATGATTCACAAATAAAAGAAATTTTAAGTACAGTTTCAATTACCAAGCCAGACAAAGACGAAGACGACTACAAGCCCTTGACCAAACTCTGGCAGGAAGAAGATAAAAAAATGAAAATAAAAGAAATTAAAAACAAAATCAGCCCAAAAAATCTTAAAATTTGTGAACTTGGAATTAAATACAAATTCTTTTCAGCAGAAACCATTGAAAAATATGCTTTCCAATGGGCAAAAGACCCTTTATCAAAAGATCTTGATTTTATAGATTTTATTGAAACAAAAGGGCTTATTGACAAAAATAAACGGATTCTTCTCAATATTCACTGTGAATACCAAAATCTCAAAAAATCAGATATAGAGTTTTTAAAGCTTGGTATTTTATACAAATTTATAACAAAAAAAAATGCTGAAGCCGTATTTAAAAAACAAAACTCAATATTTAAGGAGCAATACAAACTAATTCCTGTATGTAAAATCCTTTATAATAACAATCTTATTACAAAATCTCAGATCAAAGAAATTCTTTCAGAACAAAACAGAAAAGGACTTGCCCAAAAGTTAAAATCTGATCCTGATTTAATCAATGAAAATTCATCCACCAATAAAAAATCAGAAGAAAACCCTTTAAATTCAGGATTTGCATCAAAAGAAGAGATTCAGATTGAAATCTCAAATGACTCCATGAAGGCTCTTCTTTACCCCCTGCCCAAAAAAATTAAAGTTGAAGACATAAAATCAGTTTTAGCTGAAAAAGGTGTCCAATACGGAGTTCTAAGCGATGATCTGATTCAGGTTTTCATCAATAAAAACCCTGATACCCCAATTGAAGTGGCAAGCGGAAGTCCTCCTGTTGAACCTGTAAATTCAGAAATCAAATGCCATTTTTCACAAAACTACCTCAACGTGGGAAATGTTGATGAACAAGGGAATATCGATTTTATGGACAGAGGTGAAATTCCTGTTGCAGAACCAGGACAGCTCCTGGCAGAAAAGATACCCCTGAAAAACGGTAAAAACGGATTGGATATTTTTGGTAATCCAATCCTGGTGGAAGAAGCTCAAGACTGTTTTATTGAAGCAGGCCAGGGAACAAGATTAGACGAAACAGAGAACAAAATATATGCCATAGAAAAAGGACAGCCCCATATTTCAATTGATGGAAAAGTTTCTGTATTTAACACCCACGAAATAAAAGGTGATGTTGACTTTAACACAGGTCATATAGAATTTGACGGAAATATAATTATCCACGGAAGCATAAAGCCGGGATTCAGAGTATCTGCAAATGATATCACTGCAAAATCTGCAATGGATGCCATTATAAAATCAAGGGGCCAGGTTGAAATTAAAAATGGAATTAACGGCGGTAAAATCTTTGCCCAGCAAGGACTTTCAGCTAAATTTACAAACCAGGCTGAAATAACAGCATGCGGAAATGTTAATATTGAAAAAGAAATCCTTGAGTCAAAAATAAAAACAAGTGGGCTGGTTACTGTTAAATCAGGGAGAATAATATCTTCCCTTGTTTCTGCAAAAGGAGGAATTGACTCAAGGCACATAGGAACAGAAGTTTCAACACCTTCAATAATTGAAATAGGCAAAGATTCATACCTTGAAAAAATCCTGGCACCCTACCTTGCAAGTCAGAAAAACATTGATTCTGAAATTAATAATTTAAAAGAAGAAATAGCTTTAGTCTATGCCAAGGAAAAACAAAGCCATATAGAAATTGCCAAAAAAGCCCAGGTTCAGGACAAAGCATCCCAGGCTCTAAAACAGTTACGCGAGCATTATGAGCTTGTTTCCGGATCAGTAAAACCAAAAACAGTAAATGAGATCAAATCAAAAATAGATGAATTATCTTTAAAAATTAAAAACACTGAAAAAACCATAGACTCTTTATTCCAATCTCAGGATGAATATAAAAACATTCTTTCAGGGCATTCATCAAAGCTTAAAACTTTGGAAGAAAATAAAATCAAAATTCTAGGGCAAATTGAATCAATAAAAAATTACGATAATTCAATAGAACCATCCCCTGTATTAATTGTTCACGGAACAATAGAAAAAGGCACCAAAATTTTTGGTCCAAACTCTGTCTGGGAAGTAAATGAAACTTCTAAAAACATAAGAATTTCAGAAATAACAACAACCGATGAGGCCGGAAATAAGATTTACTTTCTAAAAAAAGATAAAAACAACAAATAA
- a CDS encoding metal-dependent transcriptional regulator: protein MKKNKTKLSASLEDYLETIYQVVCQKQAARAKDIATRLKVNNSSVTGALRTLAGKGLVNYAPYDLITLTPSGTEIAKDIIRRHLALKNFFTKILYVNENTAEEAACKMEHDVPKEILEKLILFVDFIQICPRGGEGLIKGFTKHCEESILTGDCENCVNICLESLKQKKKIYNKYNENPILLKEMKKNDLGKISEINKNSSAFQKFMEIEAGRGSIIQVIEKDNQSILIKTKGYNLTIRGDEADNIKILPY, encoded by the coding sequence ATGAAAAAAAACAAAACCAAACTAAGTGCCAGCCTTGAAGATTATCTTGAGACAATTTATCAGGTTGTATGCCAAAAACAGGCTGCAAGAGCAAAAGATATTGCAACAAGACTTAAAGTCAACAACTCATCAGTTACCGGAGCCCTTCGCACCCTGGCTGGAAAAGGACTTGTAAACTATGCCCCATACGATCTTATAACCCTTACTCCTTCAGGAACTGAAATTGCCAAAGATATTATAAGAAGACATTTGGCATTAAAAAATTTTTTCACAAAAATTCTATACGTAAACGAAAATACTGCAGAAGAAGCTGCCTGCAAAATGGAACATGATGTTCCAAAAGAAATCCTTGAAAAACTTATTTTGTTTGTTGATTTTATCCAGATCTGCCCAAGGGGAGGAGAAGGGTTAATCAAAGGTTTTACAAAACATTGTGAAGAGTCAATTCTTACAGGAGACTGCGAAAACTGTGTTAATATCTGCCTAGAATCATTAAAGCAAAAAAAGAAAATTTACAATAAATACAATGAAAATCCTATCCTGCTAAAAGAGATGAAGAAAAATGACCTCGGTAAAATTTCAGAAATAAACAAAAACTCATCTGCCTTTCAAAAATTTATGGAAATAGAAGCAGGCAGGGGCTCAATAATCCAGGTTATTGAAAAAGACAACCAGTCAATTCTCATAAAAACAAAGGGCTATAATCTCACCATAAGAGGAGATGAGGCGGACAATATTAAAATTTTACCCTATTGA
- a CDS encoding type II secretion system protein GspG, producing the protein MKFRFLFFILFSLGIVFSSAPYIENLGDEIINYYYVYKTKKDLIIIKTCLDTEKDKNGTYPPSHRFAHWYKTNLSGKFKYNFPLDRWGQPYIYKSVNEKMDFILSSSGKDQKPDTKNDLRIKNDNKNWLSANN; encoded by the coding sequence ATGAAATTCAGATTCCTTTTTTTTATTCTTTTTTCCTTGGGTATTGTTTTTAGCAGTGCCCCATACATTGAAAATCTAGGAGATGAAATTATTAATTATTATTATGTATACAAAACCAAAAAAGATCTGATCATTATTAAAACCTGTCTTGACACTGAAAAAGATAAAAATGGAACCTATCCTCCCTCACACAGGTTTGCTCATTGGTATAAAACAAATTTATCAGGAAAATTTAAATATAACTTTCCCTTAGACAGATGGGGTCAGCCCTATATTTATAAATCAGTAAATGAAAAAATGGACTTTATTCTTTCAAGCTCTGGAAAAGACCAAAAACCTGATACAAAAAACGATCTAAGAATAAAAAATGATAACAAAAACTGGCTATCAGCCAATAACTAA
- a CDS encoding HDOD domain-containing protein, with the protein MREKILKELEKKTNIPAFPKVLSRLNLILNDENAGLDEVGKVVMLDPVLSGRVLSYANSSVFGATKADSFSTAVSRLGIDELKKLAYSLKVSELFVNFKDIDLHSFWKHSISVAEFSQRLSKYVNVSDSCANLAYFSGLLHDIGIIIFFYLIPEAYLDFLEDYDGKIPLEKAEKKVFGIDHAELGGIFLEKNWKLPAQIVGAVRGHHLPVNKDQEIQNAAGLVHIANGICRSQGFSFGVESLDSSFRSEIWEMLGFSLDDVFPIIKDMEDAVFKAEMILNAK; encoded by the coding sequence ATGAGAGAAAAAATATTAAAAGAACTTGAAAAAAAGACAAATATCCCCGCTTTTCCCAAGGTTCTTTCAAGGCTTAATCTTATTTTAAATGATGAAAATGCAGGACTTGACGAAGTTGGAAAGGTTGTCATGCTTGATCCTGTGCTTTCAGGGCGTGTATTATCCTATGCAAATTCTTCTGTTTTTGGGGCGACAAAAGCCGATAGTTTTTCCACTGCTGTTTCAAGGCTTGGTATTGATGAACTTAAAAAACTTGCATATTCTCTTAAAGTAAGCGAATTATTTGTTAATTTTAAAGACATTGACCTCCACAGCTTTTGGAAACACAGCATAAGCGTTGCTGAGTTTTCCCAAAGACTTTCAAAATATGTGAACGTTTCGGATTCTTGTGCCAATCTTGCCTATTTTTCAGGTCTTTTGCACGATATAGGAATTATAATTTTCTTTTATCTTATTCCTGAGGCTTATCTTGATTTTCTTGAAGATTACGATGGAAAGATTCCTCTTGAAAAGGCTGAAAAAAAAGTTTTTGGAATTGACCATGCTGAGCTTGGTGGAATTTTTCTTGAAAAAAACTGGAAGCTTCCAGCCCAGATAGTAGGTGCAGTCAGAGGCCATCATCTCCCTGTTAATAAAGATCAGGAAATTCAAAATGCTGCTGGACTTGTACATATAGCCAACGGGATATGTAGAAGTCAGGGCTTTTCTTTTGGGGTTGAATCTTTAGATTCTTCCTTTAGAAGTGAGATTTGGGAAATGCTGGGGTTTTCCCTTGATGATGTTTTTCCAATTATAAAAGATATGGAAGATGCTGTGTTTAAAGCTGAAATGATTCTTAATGCAAAATAA